The following proteins are encoded in a genomic region of Clarias gariepinus isolate MV-2021 ecotype Netherlands chromosome 12, CGAR_prim_01v2, whole genome shotgun sequence:
- the mest gene encoding mesoderm-specific transcript homolog protein, which produces MREWWQCALLLVPLLAVYLHVPQPPLSPALHTWRSSGSFFSFRGHRIFYRESKGAVGSADVVLLLHGFPTSSYDWHKIWEPLSQRFNRVIALDFLGFGFSDKPRPHRYSVFEQAGVVEALISHLGLTEQKINLLSHDYGDTVALELLYRSDNNRTGHLAINSLCLSNGGVFPETHYPRFLQKVLKDSGFISPLLTRLVNFYLFSKGIGDVFGPHTQPTEAELWDMWTAIRFNDGNLVIDSILQYINQRLEHRERWVGALTSTLTPLHMIYGPLDPVNPHPQFIHLYQKLVPRSTVTILDEHISHYPQLEDPTGFANAYLGFINSF; this is translated from the exons atgagggaGTGGTGGCAGTGTGCATTGCTCCTCGTCCCTCTTCTCGCCGTCTACCTGCACGTCCCACAGCCTCCGCTTTCACCCGCGCTGCACACCTGGCGTTCGTCCGGGAGCTTCTTCAGCTTCAGAGGACACCGAATCTTTTACAGAG AGTCAAAGGGTGCTGTTGGGAGCGCGGATGTGGTGCTGCTGCTTCATGGGTTTCCCACCTCGAGCTACGACTGGCACAAG ATTTGGGAGCCTCTGAGTCAGCGGTTTAACAGAGTCATCGCGCTCGACTTCCTCGGCTTCGGCTTCTCGGACAAACCT AGGCCACATCGGTACTCGGTCTTCGAGCAGGCCGGTGTAGTGGAGGCTTTAATCTCACACCTGGGCCTCACTGAGCAGAAGATCAACCTCCTGTCACATGACTATGGAGACACTGTGGCACTCGAGCTCCTCTACAG GAGTGACAACAATCGAACTGGACACCTGGCCATAAACAGCCTCTGCCTTTCAAACGGAG GTGTGTTCCCTGAGACGCATTACCCGAGGTTTCTACAGAAA GTCCTGAAGGATTCTGGTTTCATCTCTCCTCTGCTAACCAGACTTGTAAACTTCTACCTCTTCTCTAAAGG GATCGGGGATGTCTTCGGGCCGCACACGCAGCCGACCGAGGCCGAGCTCTGGGACATGTGGACGGCAATCCGCTTTAACGACGGAAACCTGGTCATAGACAG CATCCTGCAGTATATTAATCAGAGGCTGGAGCACCGGGAGCGATGGGTCGGAGCCCTCACCTCGACATTAACCCCAC TGCACATGATCTATGGGCCGCTTGATCCAGTCAATCCTCACCCCCAGTTTATTCATCTCTACCA aaaactagTCCCGAGGTCCACAGTGACGATTCTGGACGAGCACATCAGCCATTACCCACAGCTGGAGGATCCTACGGGCTTCGCAAACGCCTACCTCGGCTTTATCAACTCTTTCTGA
- the copg2 gene encoding coatomer subunit gamma-2 has translation MIKKFDKKDEEAGSGSNPFQHLEKSAVLQEARIFNETPINPRRCLHILTKIIYLLNQGEHFGTTEATEAFFAMTRLFQSNDQTLRRMCYLTIKEMANISEDVIIVTSSLTKDMTGKEDVYRGPAIRALCRITDTTMLQAIERYMKQAIVDKVPSVSSSALVSSLHMVKMSYDVVKRWVNEAQEAASSENIMVQYHALGLLYHLRKNDRLAVTKMLNKFTKSGLKSPFAYCMLIRIASRLLEETEGGHDSPLFDFIESCLRNKHEMVVYEAASAIVHMPNCTARELAPAVSVLQLFCSSPKAALRYAAVRTLNKVAMKHPSAVTACNLDLENLITDSNRSIATLAITTLLKTGSESSVDRLMKQISSFVSEISDEFKVVVVQAISALCQKYPRKHSVMMNFLSNMLRDDGGFEYKRAIVDCIISIIEENPESKETGLAHLCEFIEDCEHTVLATKILHLLGKEGPRTPSPSKYIRFIFNRVVLESEAVRAAAVSALAKFGAQNDDLLPSVLVLMQRCMMDSDDEVRDRATFYMNVLQQKQKALNAAYIFNGLSVSIPGLEKSLHQYTLEPTEKPFDMKSVPLATAPITEQKTEIAPVATSKAPEKLAPSRQDIYQEQLSTIPEFQGLGPLFKSSEPVQLTEAETEYVVRCIKHTFAGHMVFQFDCTNTLNDQLLQRVLVQMEPSEAYEVVHHVPAPSLPYNQPGSSYTLVRLPDDDPTAVSCTFSCTMKYLVRDCDPNTGEPDDDGYDDEYVLEDLEVTVADHIQKVLKPNFGAAWEEVGADFEKEETFALASVRTLEEAVNNIISFLGMQPCERSDKVPENKNSHVLFLAGVFRGGYDVLVRARLALADGVTMQVTVRSTDENVVDVILASVG, from the exons ATGATCAAGAAATTTGATAAGAAGGACGAGGAGGCGG gAAGTGGCTCGAACCCGTTTCAGCACCTGGAGAAGAGCGCTGTCCTGCAGGAG GCTCGCATTTTCAACGAGACTCCCATCAACCCACGGAGATGTCTCCACATCCTGACAAAAATCATCTACCTGCTCAACCAG GGTGAGCACTTTGGAACCACAGAGGCGACTGAGGCCTTCTTCGCCATGACCAGGCTCTTCCAGTCGAATGAT CAAACCCTGAGAAGGATGTGCTACCTGACCATCAAGGAGATGGCTAACATCTCAGAGGACGTCATCATCGTTACGAGCAG TCTTACCAAAGACATGACCGGTAAAGAGGATGTGTACAGAGGTCCTGCAATCAGAGCTCTCTGCAGGATCACTGAC ACCACCATGCTGCAGGCCATCGAGCGCTACATGAAGCAGGCCATCGTGGACAAAGTGCCCAGCGTGTCCAGCTCTGCTCTCGTCTCGTCTCTG cACATGGTGAAGATGAGTTATGATGTGGTGAAGCGCTGGGTGAATGAAGCTCAGGAGGCGGCGTCCAGCGAGAACATCATGGTGCAG TACCACGCCCTGGGCCTGCTCTACCACCTGAGGAAGAACGACCGCCTGGCCGTCACCAAGATGCTCAACAAATTCACCAAGTCGGGCCTGAAGTCTCCGTTTGCGTACTGCATGCTGATCCGCATCGCCAGCAGACTGCTGGAGGAGACCGAGGGAGG ACACGACAGCCCACTGTTTGACTTCATCGAGAGCTGTTTGAGGAATAAGCACGAGATGGTGGTGTATGAAGCCGCTTCGGCCATCGTCCACATGCCCAACTGCACCGCCCGAGAGCTCGCCCCCGCCGTGTCTG tgctTCAGCTTTTCTGCAGTTCCCCAAAAGCAGCACTGCGTTACGCAGCCGTGAGGACCCTCAATAAA GTGGCGATGAAGCACCCATCTGCAGTGACGGCTTGTAACCTGGACCTGGAGAACCTGATCACTGACTCGAACCGCAGCATCGCTACCCTGGCCATCACCACGCTGCTAAAGACGGGCAGCGAGAGCAGTGTAGACCGGCTCATGAAACAGATCTCCTCCTTCGTCTCAGAGATCTCCGACGAGTTCAAG gtgGTGGTGGTTCAGGCCATTAGTGCCCTGTGCCAGAAGTACCCCAGAAAACACAGTGTGATGATGAACTTCCTGTCTAACATGCTCAGAGATGAT GGTGGCTTCGAGTACAAGCGCGCCATCGTGGACTGCATCATCAGCATCATCGAGGAGAATCCTGAGAGTAAGGAGACGGGCCTGGCTCACCTGTGTGAGTTTATTGAGGACTGCGAGCACACGGTCCTGGCCACCAAGATCCTGCACCTGCTGGGGAAAGAAGGCCCTCGCACCCCATCGCCTTCCAAATACATCCGCTTCATATTCAACCGCGTGGTGCTGGAGAGCGAGGCGGTCCGTGCAG CTGCTGTGAGCGCTCTGGCCAAGTTCGGGGCCCAGAACGATGACCTGCTGCCCAGCGTCCTGGTCCTAATGCAGAG GTGTATGATGGACAGCGATGATGAGGTGAGAGACAGAGCCACGTTCTACATGAACGTCCTGCAGCAGAAACAGAAGGCTCTGAATGCTGCTTACATCTTTAACG GTTTGTCCGTGTCCATTCCCGGCCTGGAGAAGTCTCTCCATCAGTACACGCTGGAGCCTACAGAGAAGCCGTTCGACATGAAGTCGGTTCCTCTGGCTACTGCACCGATCACAGAGCAGAAGACAG aaatcgCACCAGTGGCTACAAGTAAAGCTCCTGAAAAACTGGCACCGTCTCGGCAAGACATTTACCAAG agCAACTCTCCACCATTCCCGAGTTCCAGGGTCTCGGTCCTCTGTTCAAGTCGTCCGAACCGGTGCAGCTGACCGAGGCCGAGACGGAGTACGTGGTCCGCTGCATCAAGCACACGTTCGCAGGTCACATGGTGTTCCAGTTCGACTGCACCAACACGCTGAACGACCAGCTCCTGCAGCGCGTCCTGGTGCAGATGGAACCGTCCGAGGCTTACGAAGTGGTGCATCACGTCCCGGCTCCCAGCCTGCCTTACAACCAGCCCGGCTCCTCCTACACACTCGTCCGTCTGCCAGACGACGACCCCACAGCAG TGTCCTGCACGTTCAGCTGTACGATGAAATACCTGGTGCGTGACTGCGATCCAAACACCGGCGAGCCCGACGACGACGGTTACGATGACGAATATGTG TTAGAGGATCTAGAAGTGACGGTAGCAGACCACATCCAGAAAGTCCTGAAACCCAACTTCGGGGCAGCGTGGGAGGAGGTGGGAGCCGACTTTGAGAAGGAGGAGACGTTCGCTCTGGCGTCAGTCAGGACTCTGGAAG AAGCCGTCAACAACATCATCAGCTTCCTGGGCATGCAGCCGTGCGAGCGTTCAGACAAGGTCCCCGAAAACAAGAACTCTCACGTCCTCTTCCTCGCCG GCGTGTTCCGGGGAGGCTACGACGTCCTGGTGCGGGCGCGGCTCGCCCTGGCCGACGGAGTCACCATGCAGGTGACGGTGCGAAGCACGGACGAGAACGTCGTCGACGTCATCCTGGCCTCTGTTGGTTGA
- the ucn3l gene encoding urocortin 3, like isoform X1, producing the protein MESRRKMQPLRTLLLVLAVLCTPVSSLCLRDAYDSGLLCDDGELDRERVVNAPEDESRSEESRERRTLPGSSYKFLSHTLLRSKLYGHGARSDRRSRVTLSLDVPTNLMNALFDIARAKSLRAKAAHNARLMAQIGRKR; encoded by the coding sequence GAGAGCAGAAGGAAGATGCAGCCGCTAAGGACGCTCCTCCTCGTACTGGCCGTGCTCTGCACTCCGGTCTCCAGCCTCTGCCTGCGCGACGCCTACGACTCGGGTTTGCTCTGCGACGACGGCGAGCTGGACAGGGAGCGCGTCGTGAACGCGCCCGAGGACGAGTCGCGGTCGGAGGAGTCCCGGGAGCGGCGGACTTTACCCGGCTCCAGCTACAAGTTTCTGAGCCACACCCTGCTCAGGAGCAAGCTGTACGGCCACGGCGCGAGGAGTGACCGGCGCAGCAGGGTGACCCTGTCCCTGGACGTGCCCACCAACCTGATGAACGCGCTCTTCGACATCGCCAGAGCCAAAAGCCTGCGCGCCAAAGCTGCGCACAACGCGCGCCTCATGGCGCAAATCGGCAGGAAGAGGTGA
- the ucn3l gene encoding urocortin 3, like isoform X2, which yields MQPLRTLLLVLAVLCTPVSSLCLRDAYDSGLLCDDGELDRERVVNAPEDESRSEESRERRTLPGSSYKFLSHTLLRSKLYGHGARSDRRSRVTLSLDVPTNLMNALFDIARAKSLRAKAAHNARLMAQIGRKR from the coding sequence ATGCAGCCGCTAAGGACGCTCCTCCTCGTACTGGCCGTGCTCTGCACTCCGGTCTCCAGCCTCTGCCTGCGCGACGCCTACGACTCGGGTTTGCTCTGCGACGACGGCGAGCTGGACAGGGAGCGCGTCGTGAACGCGCCCGAGGACGAGTCGCGGTCGGAGGAGTCCCGGGAGCGGCGGACTTTACCCGGCTCCAGCTACAAGTTTCTGAGCCACACCCTGCTCAGGAGCAAGCTGTACGGCCACGGCGCGAGGAGTGACCGGCGCAGCAGGGTGACCCTGTCCCTGGACGTGCCCACCAACCTGATGAACGCGCTCTTCGACATCGCCAGAGCCAAAAGCCTGCGCGCCAAAGCTGCGCACAACGCGCGCCTCATGGCGCAAATCGGCAGGAAGAGGTGA